ATGTCACCGAAGAAGCAGTGGCAGACATGTTCGCAAAACATGGCGTAGACAATATGATCCACGGTCACACCCACAGACCAAAAGTGCACACCTACCACGATGGTAAAGTACGCACTGTGCTTGGCGATTGGTATTCACAAAGCTCATATATCGTCGCTGACGAAAGTGGTAAACAGCAGCTCCTTTGCCACCCTTTTGAATAAATTTAGTGCTTAAATAGGCGCACCTGAGTGAAACTTGAAGTCGGGGTCCGGCGAGCTGATAAGCTCGTTTTCCACTTGCTGAAATAGTTGAATGCGCCCAGCTACGTCACAGCGCTTAGGATCGGTTGCGTTGGCAACTTGATGCGCTAAATCAATATAGTCTTGGTAATGTCTGGCTTCTGAGCGCAATAGCGACACATAAAACTTAGCAATTTCTTGATCTAAGTGTGGCGCAAGTTTGGCGAAACGTTCACATGAACGAGCCTCAATGTAGGCACCAATGATCAGTTTATCAACCAGTGCAGCGGGTTCATAAGTGCGAATTTGCTTAATCATTCTAGACGCATAGCGAGATGCTTGTACGTACTCGACGGGAATATCACGTGCCCTTATGATTTCTAGTACCTGTTCAAAGTGATGTAGCTCTTCTTTGATAAGCCTCACCATCTTACTCAAAATGTCTTGATTGTAGGCATATTCAGGTCGTGCAGTCAG
This portion of the Pseudoalteromonas sp. GCY genome encodes:
- the miaE gene encoding tRNA isopentenyl-2-thiomethyl-A-37 hydroxylase MiaE: MLEKYTDLFTPINQFLGCETPQAWIEKAKQSEHLPLLLIDHMHCELKAAQSAAFLIRKYAIDDASAKTLLSWLQPYEDFIYRSVGDGEFSGSKNELIGELTARPEYAYNQDILSKMVRLIKEELHHFEQVLEIIRARDIPVEYVQASRYASRMIKQIRTYEPAALVDKLIIGAYIEARSCERFAKLAPHLDQEIAKFYVSLLRSEARHYQDYIDLAHQVANATDPKRCDVAGRIQLFQQVENELISSPDPDFKFHSGAPI